From a single Aggregatilinea lenta genomic region:
- the hxlA gene encoding 3-hexulose-6-phosphate synthase, with product MPDIRLQLALDGTLDAARSVLAATHPYIDVIEIGTPLIFREGVAAVRWARETYPDKGILADLKIMDAGEEEASIAFEAGAMWVTVLGAAADATVNGVVHAARRCGGQVMADLVQVADPLTRGRALLALGCDVLCVHTAYDMQGLGHTPLAALRALREHLPGAQLAAAGGITPHTLTDILSVRPAIVVVGGAVTRAHDPAQAARALRERMEAG from the coding sequence ATGCCTGACATCCGGCTCCAGCTTGCCCTGGACGGCACGCTCGACGCGGCGCGATCCGTGCTGGCCGCCACGCATCCCTACATCGACGTGATCGAGATCGGCACGCCGCTGATCTTCCGCGAAGGCGTCGCGGCGGTGCGTTGGGCGCGCGAGACGTACCCGGACAAGGGGATCCTGGCCGACCTGAAGATCATGGACGCGGGCGAGGAAGAAGCCAGCATCGCGTTCGAGGCGGGCGCGATGTGGGTTACGGTGCTTGGCGCGGCGGCGGACGCCACGGTGAACGGCGTAGTCCATGCGGCGCGACGCTGCGGCGGGCAGGTGATGGCCGATCTCGTCCAGGTGGCCGATCCGCTCACGCGCGGGCGGGCGCTGCTCGCCCTGGGTTGTGACGTGTTGTGCGTGCATACCGCCTACGACATGCAGGGCCTGGGCCATACGCCACTGGCGGCGCTGCGTGCGCTGCGCGAACATCTGCCGGGTGCGCAGTTGGCGGCGGCGGGTGGGATTACGCCGCACACGCTGACTGATATTTTGAGCGTCCGCCCGGCGATCGTCGTCGTCGGGGGTGCGGTGACGCGGGCGCACGACCCCGCGCAGGCGGCGCGGGCGCTGCGCGAAAGGATGGAGGCGGGATGA
- a CDS encoding cytochrome c biogenesis protein, translated as MVYSEKRTQTLRVLTVAAVTLFALALLMDFFYVGPEAEQGEAQRIFYVHLGSFLGAFFGFGAAMLGGALYLRTRNPKWDTLSLTGVETGLGFSAITIITGMAWARPIWNTWWTWDPRLTSVTIMWLAYAAYLMLRAGIEDPERKRRFAAVYAIVAVASVFFTIVIIRVRPDTIHPVAIGPSEAEPEGSFDMSPRIVETLLFNLFTFGVITVTLMWHRIRLENLLDSIARRKMRLLAEM; from the coding sequence ATGGTTTATTCCGAGAAACGCACTCAAACACTCCGCGTCCTCACCGTCGCGGCGGTCACCCTGTTTGCGCTCGCCCTGCTGATGGACTTTTTCTACGTCGGTCCAGAAGCCGAGCAAGGCGAAGCACAGCGCATCTTCTACGTGCACCTCGGTTCCTTCCTGGGGGCTTTCTTCGGCTTTGGCGCGGCGATGCTGGGCGGAGCCTTGTACCTGCGCACCCGCAATCCCAAGTGGGACACGCTGAGCCTGACCGGCGTCGAAACCGGGCTGGGCTTCTCCGCGATCACGATCATCACCGGCATGGCCTGGGCGCGCCCGATCTGGAATACGTGGTGGACCTGGGACCCGCGCCTGACCAGCGTCACGATCATGTGGCTGGCCTACGCGGCCTATCTCATGCTGCGCGCGGGGATCGAAGACCCGGAACGTAAGCGGCGCTTCGCGGCGGTGTACGCAATTGTAGCCGTCGCCAGCGTCTTCTTCACGATCGTCATCATTCGCGTCCGGCCCGACACGATCCACCCGGTCGCCATCGGCCCCAGCGAAGCCGAACCCGAAGGCTCGTTCGACATGTCGCCTAGGATCGTGGAGACGCTGCTGTTTAACCTGTTCACCTTTGGCGTGATCACCGTCACGCTGATGTGGCACCGCATCCGGCTCGAAAACCTGCTGGATTCCATCGCCCGCCGGAAGATGCGCCTGTTGGCCGAGATGTAG
- a CDS encoding WD40 repeat domain-containing protein has translation MPRIARILALILVVALAAVPAARLNAQDPGPGPYTEVRTLGRGMVRSAAWSPKGDVMTDGRNEVIAVGGVVGIWLYAPDLSDVGLLKGHTKAVYGLAFSPDGSQLASVSHDMTVRVWDVAPQQELFTLEGHTGLTVAVAWHPTESLIASGAYDGTIRFWDPATGAALRQIDTGSWVNALAFSPDGSRIASAQEDGTVRLWDAATGEPDAVLHGHTDVATSVAWGADGGTVISTGRDAQAITWDAASGDVTHVEDITLEPPSGTATSPDGGQQVVAAWDGYVTVRGVSSGAEVAARPEHMDWITAVEWEADGTIRCAALDGVVRTWDASGAFLGAEKGSLPAGPAAILRPDGARQATASPAGVTITDAASGDVIAVLPGQALTAAWSPDGSQLVVAMMNGTMKIWGEA, from the coding sequence ATGCCACGCATCGCACGCATCCTCGCCCTGATCCTCGTCGTCGCGCTCGCCGCTGTGCCCGCCGCCCGCCTGAACGCGCAAGATCCCGGCCCCGGCCCGTATACCGAAGTCCGCACGCTGGGACGCGGCATGGTCCGCAGCGCCGCGTGGAGTCCGAAGGGGGACGTGATGACCGACGGGCGCAACGAAGTTATCGCGGTTGGCGGCGTGGTCGGGATCTGGCTGTACGCGCCGGATCTGTCGGACGTGGGGCTGTTGAAGGGCCACACCAAGGCGGTCTACGGCCTCGCCTTCAGCCCGGACGGGTCGCAGCTGGCGAGCGTCAGCCACGACATGACCGTGCGCGTGTGGGACGTCGCCCCGCAGCAGGAACTGTTCACGCTGGAGGGGCACACCGGGCTGACCGTCGCGGTGGCGTGGCATCCCACCGAGTCGCTCATCGCCAGCGGCGCTTATGACGGCACGATCCGCTTCTGGGACCCGGCGACCGGGGCCGCGCTGCGCCAGATCGACACGGGCAGTTGGGTCAACGCGCTGGCCTTCAGCCCGGACGGATCGCGGATCGCCAGCGCGCAGGAGGACGGCACGGTGCGCCTGTGGGACGCGGCCACCGGGGAGCCGGACGCGGTGCTGCACGGGCATACGGACGTGGCGACCTCGGTCGCGTGGGGTGCGGACGGCGGCACGGTGATCAGCACCGGGCGCGACGCGCAGGCGATCACCTGGGACGCGGCCAGCGGCGACGTCACGCACGTCGAGGACATCACGCTCGAACCGCCTTCGGGCACGGCTACCAGCCCGGACGGGGGCCAGCAGGTCGTGGCCGCGTGGGACGGCTACGTCACGGTGCGGGGGGTGTCGAGCGGCGCCGAGGTTGCGGCTCGTCCGGAGCACATGGACTGGATCACGGCGGTGGAGTGGGAGGCCGATGGCACGATCCGCTGCGCCGCGCTGGACGGCGTGGTCCGCACCTGGGACGCGTCGGGCGCGTTCCTGGGCGCGGAGAAAGGCTCGCTGCCCGCGGGTCCGGCGGCGATCCTGCGGCCCGATGGCGCGCGTCAGGCCACGGCCAGCCCGGCGGGGGTGACCATCACCGATGCGGCCAGCGGTGACGTCATCGCGGTGCTGCCGGGCCAGGCGCTCACCGCCGCGTGGAGTCCTGACGGCAGCCAGCTCGTGGTGGCGATGATGAACGGCACCATGAAGATCTGGGGCGAAGCCTGA
- a CDS encoding MBL fold metallo-hydrolase RNA specificity domain-containing protein, with the protein MRITFHGAARTVTGSQHLIEVNGKQILLDCGLYQGKRDEARERNRHLPFDPGKVDVMVLSHAHIDHSGNIPNLVKAGFRGDIVCTFATRDLCSTMLMDSGYIQEKDADFVNKKRKAKGETPVEPIYTIADVVNCLENFRAIGYHRPSEILPGVTVTFCDAGHMLGSAVVVLDIEDREAGRDVRVVFSGDLGRKGIPIIRDPETVDHADVLLLESTYGNRLHEDVEDAEKKLGDVVQRTYRRGGAVIIPAFAVGRTQQLVYTLHRMTVDGRIPPMPIYVDSPLAIDTTSVFRLHPEAFDAEIRAFMLEEGDPFGFSGLRYTRSVEQSKELNTLRQPFIVISASGMMEAGRILHHLRNRVGDPANTVLITGWQAPDTLGRRMVEGTKTVRIFGEEHRVRAEVDVINGFSGHADRGELVEWAQAISKKPQRTFLVHGEPDAATGLAESLRTEAGYEQVDIPELHQTFTI; encoded by the coding sequence ATGAGGATCACATTTCACGGCGCGGCGCGCACGGTAACCGGCTCGCAGCACCTGATCGAGGTCAACGGCAAGCAGATTTTGCTCGACTGCGGCCTGTACCAGGGCAAGCGCGACGAAGCCCGCGAGCGCAACCGCCACCTGCCGTTCGATCCCGGTAAAGTGGACGTGATGGTGCTCAGCCACGCCCACATCGACCACAGCGGAAACATCCCGAATCTGGTCAAGGCCGGGTTCCGGGGCGACATCGTGTGTACCTTCGCCACGCGCGACCTGTGCTCCACCATGCTGATGGACAGCGGCTACATCCAGGAAAAAGACGCCGATTTCGTCAACAAGAAGCGCAAGGCCAAAGGCGAAACGCCCGTCGAGCCGATCTATACCATCGCGGACGTGGTGAACTGTCTCGAAAACTTCCGCGCTATCGGCTATCACCGGCCCTCGGAGATCCTGCCGGGCGTGACCGTCACATTCTGCGATGCCGGCCATATGCTCGGCAGCGCCGTGGTCGTGCTGGACATCGAGGATCGGGAGGCGGGGCGCGACGTGCGCGTGGTCTTCAGCGGCGACCTGGGCCGCAAGGGCATCCCGATCATCCGCGATCCAGAGACGGTCGATCACGCCGACGTGCTGCTGCTCGAAAGCACCTACGGCAACCGCCTGCACGAAGACGTGGAAGACGCGGAAAAGAAGCTCGGCGACGTCGTGCAGCGCACCTACCGGCGCGGCGGCGCGGTGATCATCCCCGCGTTTGCCGTGGGCCGCACGCAGCAGTTGGTGTACACGCTGCACCGCATGACGGTCGACGGGCGAATTCCACCCATGCCGATCTACGTGGACAGCCCGCTTGCCATCGACACGACCTCGGTGTTCCGGCTGCACCCGGAAGCGTTCGACGCGGAGATCCGCGCCTTCATGCTCGAAGAGGGCGATCCATTCGGCTTTTCCGGGCTGCGCTACACGCGCTCGGTTGAGCAGAGCAAGGAACTCAACACGCTGCGCCAGCCGTTCATCGTTATCAGCGCCAGCGGTATGATGGAAGCGGGACGCATTCTGCATCACCTGCGCAACCGCGTGGGCGACCCGGCCAATACGGTGCTGATCACCGGCTGGCAGGCGCCGGATACGCTGGGTCGGCGCATGGTGGAGGGCACCAAGACGGTGCGCATCTTCGGCGAAGAGCACCGCGTGCGCGCCGAGGTGGACGTGATCAACGGCTTCTCCGGCCACGCCGACCGTGGCGAGCTGGTCGAGTGGGCGCAGGCCATCAGCAAGAAGCCGCAGCGCACGTTTTTGGTGCACGGCGAGCCGGACGCCGCGACGGGTCTGGCCGAAAGTCTGCGCACCGAGGCCGGATACGAGCAGGTGGATATCCCGGAGCTGCACCAGACGTTCACGATTTAG
- the corA gene encoding magnesium/cobalt transporter CorA: MAIQTLHYGRVAWTNIEHITPEDMQVLRESYPHFHPLDLEDLQSRIERPKLDEYDDYLFVVMHFPLWDPVQRVSRASEVDMFVGSGYLVTVSDGSLKPLRHMFEQCDASPEMREQLLGRGGSKTFYAVIDRLVDYIFPILYKVDANIRELEEEIFTEDSRHIIQDLSFIRRDILALRRIIRPQILLLENLEKVDRPFIREELDVYFGDIQDHLVKGADIVEEHLEIINGLSDTANTLVTYRLNEVMRILTVISVLMLPLTLVSGIYGMNVDLPFQRTELSFEIVIGLMFMIATGMLAYFRHRGWL; the protein is encoded by the coding sequence ATGGCGATTCAGACCCTTCACTATGGACGCGTGGCGTGGACGAATATCGAGCACATCACTCCTGAGGACATGCAGGTCCTCCGCGAGTCGTACCCGCATTTCCATCCGCTGGACCTCGAAGACTTGCAGAGCCGCATCGAGCGCCCCAAGTTGGACGAATACGACGACTACCTGTTCGTCGTGATGCACTTCCCGCTGTGGGACCCCGTGCAGCGTGTCAGCCGGGCGTCGGAAGTGGATATGTTCGTGGGCAGCGGCTACCTCGTTACGGTCAGCGACGGATCGCTCAAGCCGCTGCGGCACATGTTCGAGCAATGCGATGCCAGCCCTGAAATGCGCGAACAGCTTCTGGGGCGGGGCGGCAGTAAGACCTTTTACGCCGTGATTGACCGGCTGGTGGACTATATTTTCCCGATCCTCTACAAAGTCGATGCCAACATCCGCGAGCTTGAAGAAGAGATCTTCACCGAAGACTCGCGGCATATCATCCAGGATCTGTCGTTTATCCGGCGCGACATTCTCGCCCTGCGGCGCATCATCCGACCGCAGATCCTGCTGCTGGAAAACCTGGAAAAGGTGGACCGGCCTTTCATCCGCGAGGAACTGGACGTGTACTTCGGGGACATCCAGGACCACCTGGTCAAAGGCGCGGATATTGTCGAAGAACACCTGGAAATCATCAACGGGCTGTCGGACACGGCCAACACGCTGGTGACCTATCGCCTGAACGAAGTGATGCGCATCCTCACCGTGATCTCGGTGCTGATGCTGCCGCTGACGTTGGTCAGCGGCATCTACGGGATGAACGTAGACCTGCCGTTCCAACGAACGGAATTGAGTTTTGAAATAGTGATAGGATTGATGTTCATGATTGCAACCGGAATGCTCGCTTATTTCCGCCATCGGGGGTGGTTGTGA
- a CDS encoding glycosyltransferase yields the protein MQDAPIYLSVVIPAYKEVDNIKRGVLETVSAYLTAQPYTWEVLIVDDGSPDETADLAETFVRTHDGFRVLREPHRGKGGTVIAGMLAAQGEIVLFADMDQATPLSEVEKLLPCFDAGYDGVIGSRSGRQGAPLVRKVMAHGFRVLRTIVLRLPYHDTQCGFKAFRGAVVPAIFGRMQIFNERSRARAQGAAVTAGFDLEVLYIARKLSLKMAEVPVEWHHQGTRRVHPIKDSWQGLLDLLRVRINAFAGRYSV from the coding sequence ATGCAGGACGCTCCCATTTACCTGTCCGTGGTGATTCCTGCCTATAAGGAAGTCGATAACATTAAGCGGGGCGTATTGGAGACGGTATCGGCTTACCTGACCGCCCAGCCCTATACGTGGGAAGTGTTGATCGTGGACGACGGATCGCCGGACGAAACCGCCGACCTGGCCGAGACGTTTGTCCGCACGCACGACGGCTTCCGCGTGCTGCGCGAGCCGCACCGGGGCAAGGGCGGCACGGTGATCGCCGGGATGCTGGCCGCGCAGGGCGAGATCGTACTGTTCGCGGACATGGATCAGGCCACGCCGCTGAGCGAAGTCGAGAAGCTGCTGCCGTGCTTCGACGCCGGGTACGACGGCGTAATCGGCTCCCGCAGCGGGCGGCAGGGCGCGCCGCTGGTGCGCAAAGTGATGGCGCACGGCTTCCGCGTGCTGCGCACAATCGTGCTGCGGCTGCCTTATCACGATACGCAGTGCGGATTTAAGGCGTTCCGAGGCGCGGTCGTCCCGGCAATTTTTGGCCGCATGCAGATCTTCAACGAGCGGTCACGGGCGCGGGCGCAGGGCGCGGCGGTGACGGCAGGCTTCGATCTGGAAGTGCTGTACATCGCGCGCAAGCTGAGCCTGAAGATGGCCGAAGTTCCGGTCGAGTGGCATCACCAGGGCACGCGGCGCGTCCACCCAATCAAGGACTCGTGGCAGGGGTTGCTGGACCTGCTGCGCGTGCGGATTAACGCCTTCGCCGGGCGCTATTCGGTGTAA
- a CDS encoding tetratricopeptide repeat protein, translated as MAEFRIGRVQIGWFEAALLIAAGIGIGLAATGSIEAVGLILLLVLVYFAWMARGVLVQAERFRPVEPPRTWLITLVANLILMALGIGAFGWYLAGAGMRVAGPFLAFIAGTMALRWWRRGVTKDLYAWRVPALRLLQAGEYRQLARQLEDEAMAGRGHPDKLAMVALAYIELNKWQRADALLAQAQAVAPNFASVNGAIGSLRRHQARYAEAVVAIREALRFEESSSSRYYLGLCQYLAGDPHEAERTLRAVLDVPDLVSQGQVYGAYVLGKIAQERGDEAEARVWFDRMASGGMKVIPALEEEARRHKQTPYADTLKEHVRDMQRIIARRPLRDVPESEESTAHA; from the coding sequence ATGGCAGAGTTCCGCATAGGGCGGGTGCAAATCGGGTGGTTCGAGGCGGCGCTGCTGATCGCGGCGGGCATCGGGATTGGGCTGGCGGCGACGGGCAGCATCGAGGCGGTCGGGCTGATCCTGCTGCTGGTGCTGGTTTATTTTGCGTGGATGGCGCGGGGTGTACTGGTCCAGGCGGAGCGCTTCCGCCCGGTCGAGCCGCCGCGCACGTGGCTGATCACGCTGGTGGCGAACCTGATCCTGATGGCGCTGGGCATCGGGGCGTTCGGCTGGTACCTCGCGGGCGCGGGCATGCGGGTCGCGGGGCCGTTCCTGGCGTTCATCGCGGGCACGATGGCGCTGCGCTGGTGGCGGCGCGGCGTGACGAAGGACCTGTACGCGTGGCGCGTCCCGGCGCTGCGGCTGCTTCAGGCCGGCGAGTACAGGCAGCTCGCGCGCCAGCTCGAAGACGAGGCGATGGCGGGGCGCGGTCACCCCGACAAGCTGGCGATGGTCGCGCTGGCGTACATCGAGCTGAACAAGTGGCAGCGCGCGGACGCTCTGCTGGCGCAGGCGCAGGCCGTCGCGCCGAATTTCGCCTCGGTGAACGGCGCGATCGGGTCGCTGCGGCGGCATCAGGCCCGCTACGCGGAAGCGGTGGTCGCCATCCGCGAGGCGCTGCGCTTCGAGGAAAGCAGCAGCTCGCGCTATTACCTGGGCCTGTGCCAGTACCTCGCAGGCGATCCGCATGAAGCGGAGCGCACGCTGCGCGCCGTGCTCGACGTGCCGGATCTCGTGTCTCAGGGGCAGGTCTACGGCGCGTATGTGCTCGGCAAGATCGCGCAGGAACGCGGCGACGAGGCCGAGGCGCGCGTCTGGTTCGACCGCATGGCGTCCGGCGGCATGAAGGTGATCCCCGCGCTGGAAGAGGAAGCCCGCCGCCACAAGCAGACCCCCTACGCCGACACGCTCAAGGAGCACGTGCGCGACATGCAGCGCATCATCGCGCGCCGCCCCCTGCGGGATGTGCCGGAGAGCGAAGAGAGCACTGCCCATGCCTGA
- a CDS encoding ribonuclease D, with product MKANPPILPPAEIIRHSSDLRRLVDDLRGQPLITVDTESNSLYAYYEQVCLVQLSTREHDYIIDPLAMDDMSPLGELLADPAVETVFHAAEYDIMTMKRDFNFEFANLFDTMIAARICGWDQFGLGSILEGHFGIRAEKRYQQADWAMRPLPAEQLIYAQMDTHYLPELRDLLLNQLTTKGHLEEAQETFAALPDLPAARQTFDPDGYWRMGHARTLNRAQMAVVRELYALRDEIARRRDLPSFKIFNDAALVQIVLLDPRRVEDLQNAKGLSLDRARRYGDQIIEAVARGRAAPPPEPPARKPQPDPEVQLRYDALRSWRKERAAKRGVESDVIVSRESLWALAKNPPASVEDLDGVPGLGPWRRAQYGREMLDVLVRAFEDEDEEMDADE from the coding sequence GTGAAAGCGAATCCGCCGATCTTGCCGCCCGCCGAAATCATCCGCCATTCGTCCGACCTGCGCCGCCTGGTCGACGATCTGCGCGGACAGCCCCTCATCACCGTGGATACCGAATCCAACAGCCTGTACGCCTATTACGAGCAGGTCTGCCTGGTGCAGCTTTCCACCCGCGAGCACGACTATATCATCGACCCGCTGGCCATGGACGACATGAGTCCACTGGGCGAGCTGCTGGCCGATCCCGCCGTTGAGACGGTCTTTCACGCCGCCGAATACGACATCATGACGATGAAGCGCGACTTCAACTTTGAGTTCGCCAACCTCTTCGACACGATGATCGCCGCGCGCATCTGCGGTTGGGACCAGTTCGGCCTGGGCAGCATTCTGGAGGGCCACTTCGGGATCCGCGCGGAGAAGCGCTACCAGCAGGCGGATTGGGCGATGCGCCCGCTGCCGGCTGAACAGCTCATTTACGCCCAGATGGACACGCACTATCTGCCGGAGCTGCGCGATCTGCTGCTGAACCAGCTCACCACGAAGGGCCACCTGGAAGAAGCCCAGGAGACGTTCGCGGCGCTGCCCGATCTACCCGCCGCGCGGCAGACGTTCGACCCCGACGGCTACTGGCGCATGGGGCACGCGCGCACGCTCAACCGCGCGCAGATGGCCGTTGTGCGCGAGCTGTACGCGCTGCGCGACGAGATCGCCCGCCGCCGGGATCTGCCTTCGTTCAAGATTTTCAATGACGCGGCCCTGGTGCAGATCGTGCTGCTCGATCCGCGCCGCGTGGAGGACCTGCAAAACGCGAAGGGCCTGTCCTTGGACCGGGCGCGGCGCTACGGCGATCAGATCATCGAGGCGGTCGCACGCGGTCGCGCGGCCCCGCCGCCGGAGCCACCCGCGCGCAAGCCGCAGCCCGATCCTGAGGTGCAGTTACGCTATGACGCGCTGCGGTCGTGGCGCAAAGAGCGCGCGGCCAAGCGCGGCGTCGAGTCGGACGTGATCGTCTCGCGCGAGTCGCTGTGGGCGCTGGCGAAGAATCCTCCGGCGAGCGTCGAGGATCTGGACGGCGTGCCGGGCCTGGGACCGTGGCGGCGCGCGCAGTACGGGCGCGAGATGCTGGACGTGCTGGTCCGGGCCTTTGAGGACGAAGACGAGGAGATGGACGCGGACGAGTAG
- a CDS encoding PAS domain-containing protein — MNRWTLLAATQRADIAYQTQKSLDSGPTAEWHVVTVRDSAQVVERASGEDAPDAILLDLTPDGGAGDWETVLDRISAAPVVVLVEPDDHAQGLAAMRAGAQDVVLSTGEGWRELGFVLEKAVLRSDACAARVQRENSQLSRRLDLFQELAESLPQLVWALLPGGIVEYYNRRVRSIGLPETADLAQVWKTLVHPDDVDITEAMWQKTITTGEPYQVEHRVHVADGTYHWHLTRTFPVRNTQGEVVRWYGTATDIDEQKRTEQALRSSRALVQQQLAEIEAIYDTAPVGLCFLDTDLRYVRVNERMAAMNGTPAKAHLGRSVREIVPDVAAAAEPLFHRVIDTGEPILGLELAGETAAQPGVRRIWEENFLPLKDDDGHVIGVNVVADEITGRRLADRQLRHYAMLFQFVWDAILSVDRDYHIQSWNRAAELIYGWTAEEVQGKVMFDVLQSRYPYHEREDVIRQLEDQGRWHGEVIHLRKDGTPIFVLAAKTMLFDENGERIGMVAVNHDITERKRAEEHIHDLNTTLERRVQERTAQLMTLNQEIEAFSYTVSHDLRTPLRALDGFSQVLLEDYHDRLDEEGQYLLDRIRTASQRMGHLIDDMLRLSRLSRGEIRHEPVNLSALAQDVIADLRSEHPQRQVEVIIEPDLAVQGDPRLLGVLLENLLSNAWKFTRSRDPARIEFGRDYQDDRAVYFVRDNGVGFNDAFVGKLFTAFQRLHSEAEFEGNGIGLATVQRIVHRHGGQVWAEGEIDMGATFSFTLS, encoded by the coding sequence ATGAATAGATGGACCCTTCTTGCCGCAACGCAACGCGCCGACATCGCATACCAAACCCAGAAAAGTCTCGATTCCGGGCCAACGGCTGAATGGCACGTGGTCACCGTGCGTGATAGCGCGCAGGTCGTAGAGCGGGCGAGCGGCGAGGACGCGCCCGATGCCATCCTGCTCGATCTGACGCCGGATGGCGGGGCGGGCGACTGGGAAACCGTTCTCGACCGGATCTCGGCGGCGCCGGTGGTAGTCCTGGTCGAGCCTGACGATCACGCGCAGGGGCTGGCCGCGATGCGGGCAGGCGCGCAGGATGTGGTGCTTTCCACCGGGGAAGGCTGGCGCGAGCTGGGGTTTGTTCTGGAAAAAGCCGTGCTGCGCAGCGACGCCTGCGCCGCCCGCGTGCAGCGTGAGAACAGCCAGTTGTCGCGGCGTCTGGATCTCTTTCAAGAACTGGCCGAATCGCTGCCGCAGTTGGTCTGGGCGCTGCTTCCCGGCGGCATCGTGGAGTATTACAACCGCCGCGTCCGGTCGATCGGCCTGCCGGAGACTGCCGATCTGGCGCAGGTGTGGAAAACCCTGGTGCACCCCGATGATGTGGATATCACCGAAGCGATGTGGCAGAAAACCATCACCACCGGTGAGCCGTACCAAGTCGAACACCGCGTCCACGTCGCCGACGGCACCTATCACTGGCACCTGACGCGGACGTTCCCGGTGCGCAACACGCAGGGTGAGGTCGTGCGCTGGTACGGCACCGCGACGGACATCGACGAGCAGAAGCGGACCGAGCAAGCGCTGCGCAGCAGCCGGGCGCTGGTGCAGCAGCAGCTCGCGGAAATCGAGGCTATCTACGACACCGCGCCTGTGGGCCTGTGCTTTCTGGACACCGATCTGCGCTACGTGCGCGTGAACGAGCGCATGGCCGCGATGAACGGCACCCCGGCCAAAGCGCATCTGGGTCGGTCGGTGCGCGAGATCGTACCGGATGTGGCCGCCGCCGCCGAACCGCTGTTCCACCGCGTGATCGACACCGGCGAACCGATCCTCGGCCTGGAACTCGCCGGTGAAACGGCGGCCCAGCCCGGCGTGCGGCGCATCTGGGAGGAAAACTTTCTGCCGCTGAAAGACGACGACGGCCACGTGATCGGCGTGAACGTGGTGGCGGACGAGATCACCGGACGACGGTTGGCCGACAGGCAGCTGCGCCACTATGCGATGCTGTTCCAGTTCGTGTGGGACGCGATCCTGTCGGTGGACCGGGACTACCACATCCAGAGTTGGAACCGGGCCGCCGAGCTGATCTATGGCTGGACCGCCGAGGAAGTGCAAGGTAAGGTCATGTTCGACGTGCTGCAGTCGCGCTATCCCTATCACGAGCGCGAGGACGTAATCCGGCAGCTTGAGGACCAGGGACGGTGGCACGGCGAAGTGATCCACCTGCGCAAAGACGGCACGCCGATCTTCGTGCTGGCCGCCAAGACGATGCTCTTTGACGAAAACGGCGAGCGCATCGGCATGGTGGCGGTCAACCATGACATCACCGAGCGTAAGCGGGCCGAAGAGCATATCCACGACCTCAACACGACACTCGAGCGGCGCGTGCAGGAGCGCACCGCGCAGCTTATGACGCTCAACCAGGAGATCGAAGCGTTCAGCTACACCGTCTCGCACGATCTGCGCACCCCGCTGCGTGCGCTGGACGGCTTTAGCCAGGTGCTGCTGGAAGACTATCACGACCGGCTCGACGAGGAAGGCCAGTACCTGCTTGACCGCATCCGCACGGCCAGCCAGCGCATGGGCCACTTGATCGACGACATGCTCAGGCTCTCGCGCCTGTCACGCGGGGAGATCCGGCACGAGCCGGTCAACCTGAGCGCGCTTGCCCAGGATGTGATTGCCGATTTGCGGAGTGAGCACCCGCAGCGTCAGGTCGAAGTGATCATCGAGCCTGACCTGGCGGTGCAGGGAGATCCGCGCCTGCTGGGGGTCCTGTTGGAAAATCTGCTGAGCAACGCCTGGAAATTCACCCGCTCCCGCGACCCGGCGCGAATCGAGTTCGGCAGGGACTATCAGGACGATCGCGCCGTGTACTTCGTGCGCGACAACGGCGTGGGGTTCAACGACGCGTTCGTCGGCAAGCTGTTTACGGCGTTCCAGCGCCTGCATTCCGAGGCCGAATTCGAGGGGAACGGGATCGGGCTGGCGACCGTGCAGCGCATCGTGCACCGCCACGGCGGGCAGGTCTGGGCCGAGGGCGAGATCGACATGGGCGCGACCTTCTCGTTCACGCTGAGTTGA
- the hxlB gene encoding 6-phospho-3-hexuloisomerase translates to MNFTDLLDGALHDLRTALAAVEDEQLTTLRGLILGAPRVFVAGKGRSGLMMRGFAMRLMHLGLQAHVVDDVTTPGIVAGDLLLIGSGSGRTPSLVRYAEIAAAQGAPIALLTIAEQSPVRDYATWTVRIPAHSPKLADGGGVSSALPMGSQFECALNLLLDLVTVQLMADMQVEEPDMVARHANLE, encoded by the coding sequence ATGAACTTCACGGATCTGTTGGATGGCGCATTGCACGATTTGCGCACGGCGTTGGCGGCGGTCGAGGACGAGCAGCTTACCACGCTGCGCGGTCTGATCCTGGGCGCGCCGCGCGTGTTCGTGGCAGGCAAGGGCCGCTCCGGGCTGATGATGCGCGGTTTCGCCATGCGCCTGATGCACCTGGGACTACAGGCGCATGTGGTCGACGACGTGACGACGCCGGGCATCGTGGCGGGCGACCTGCTGCTGATCGGTTCCGGGTCGGGGCGCACGCCCTCGCTGGTGCGCTACGCGGAGATCGCGGCGGCGCAGGGCGCGCCAATTGCACTGCTTACCATCGCGGAACAGTCACCGGTGCGCGATTACGCCACATGGACGGTGCGCATCCCCGCGCACTCGCCCAAGCTGGCGGATGGCGGCGGGGTCAGCTCCGCGCTGCCGATGGGGTCGCAGTTTGAGTGCGCGCTGAACCTGCTGCTCGATCTGGTGACGGTGCAGCTTATGGCCGACATGCAGGTCGAGGAGCCGGATATGGTCGCGCGCCACGCCAACCTGGAATAG